The segment CCTACCTCGCTTTTCACCTCAATTCGGTCACCAGAGTTATCCAGAATTCGTTTGACCAGGTACAAGCCCACGCCAGAACCCTCTACGTGATCGTGCACCCGTTTAAACATCCCGAAGATCTTATTAAACTGATTGTTAGGAATGCCTAAACCGTTGTCGGTAACGGATAAGGCAAACTCTCCAGCGTCAGTGATAAAGGTGCTGATGCTTACCTGGGGTTTTCTTTGCGGGTCAGCGTATTTGATTCCGTTGGAAACCAAATTGTACAAGATACTGCGCAGGTTTTTGCGCGAATACCGGAGGTTCTGAAAGGTAAGCTCACTGGTGGTCACCTCTGCGTTAGAGGAGGAAATGAGGGTACGCAGGTTTTCTTTCACCTCTTCTAACAGGCCGGGAAGATTGATGCTTTCAGAGCCAATTGCCTCAGGCTGTATTTTGGTTACTTCAGACAAGTCTGTGATGACCTTTCTTAAGGTACCAATGGAACCCTGCATGAGTACTAAGAGCTGGTTGAATTTTTCACCATCAGGACCCAGGTCTTCCTGCAGGGCAGAGAGCAATCCTTCCAGGTTGGTGATAGGTGATTTCAGATCATGAGAGGCGGTGTAGACAAAGTTGTCCAGATCATTGTTGATGCGCACCAGCTCCTGGTTTTTCTGGGTAAGCTCCTCGTTTCGGCGGCGCTCGGTTAAATCACGGGTTACTTTGGCGTAGCCCAGCAAGCGGTGCTCTGAATTGTACACCGGAGAAATAGTTACGTTGGCCCAGAACGCAGTTCCGTCTTTTCTGATGCGCCAGCCTTCGTCCTCAAAACGGCCATCTTCCAGGGCCTTGGTCAGTTCAAATTGCGGGAAGTTGCGTTCAATCGCTTCGCGGGGGTAGAACGTAGAGAAATGTTTGCCAATAATTTCTTTGGCGTTGTACCCTTTGATGCGCTCGGCTCCGGTGTTCCAGCTGGTGATGTAGCCCTCAGTGTTCAGCATGAGAATGGCATAATCTTTCACGCTGGCTATGAGTAAGCGGCTTTTTTCTTCGCTTTCCTTTAACTCTTCATGGGTCTGGAATA is part of the Rufibacter tibetensis genome and harbors:
- a CDS encoding PAS domain-containing sensor histidine kinase; this encodes MTTNEPVAVSTYVPVTQTEDRYKLLIENVTDYAIFLLDETGHVATWNAGAKRIKQYDESEIIGKHFSTFYTAQAKETGYPDYELREALKVGRFEDEGWRVRKDGSVFWANVIITPIYTADKRHLGFSKITRDLSERKKAEDDLFKAYEELKESEERFRLMVEGVTDYAIFMLDPAGHVATWNQGAKNIIGYEAGEIIGRYFSRFYSREAIESGYPEYELKKAREEGRFEDEGWRYRKDGSAFWANVVITAIYNPKKELLGFSKITRDLTEKRRLEQQLFQTHEELKESEEKSRLLIASVKDYAILMLNTEGYITSWNTGAERIKGYNAKEIIGKHFSTFYPREAIERNFPQFELTKALEDGRFEDEGWRIRKDGTAFWANVTISPVYNSEHRLLGYAKVTRDLTERRRNEELTQKNQELVRINNDLDNFVYTASHDLKSPITNLEGLLSALQEDLGPDGEKFNQLLVLMQGSIGTLRKVITDLSEVTKIQPEAIGSESINLPGLLEEVKENLRTLISSSNAEVTTSELTFQNLRYSRKNLRSILYNLVSNGIKYADPQRKPQVSISTFITDAGEFALSVTDNGLGIPNNQFNKIFGMFKRVHDHVEGSGVGLYLVKRILDNSGDRIEVKSEVGKGSEFTIYFHQ